From one Conyzicola nivalis genomic stretch:
- a CDS encoding phosphoglycerate dehydrogenase, whose protein sequence is MTTPSFGSFSDEPWETAAGEGIDLRRSRVPGPLSPTQLRDELADAVGVIVGVDRLDRATIEAASNLRVIGKHGVGVDNIDLAAAAERGIPVVWTPGANSSAVADMAMALLLAGSRQLVAADASLRRGEWEVFSGMALEGASVGVVGFGNIGQAVARRLAGFDADVVAYDPFQPGEAFAALGTRRATLAHLIEQSDIITLHLPFTPEDGPLLGAAEFAAARRGVGIVNTARGGLIDDIALAAALTSGQVGFAALDAFAAEPLAADSPLRAAPRTILTPHAAAFTELANARAGNAVVRDVARVLRGEAPLDPVTFSR, encoded by the coding sequence GTGACGACCCCGAGTTTCGGGTCGTTCTCGGATGAGCCTTGGGAGACGGCGGCCGGCGAGGGCATCGACCTGCGGCGTTCCCGCGTGCCGGGGCCGTTAAGCCCGACGCAGCTGCGTGACGAGCTTGCTGACGCCGTCGGGGTGATCGTCGGCGTCGACCGCCTCGATCGGGCGACGATCGAGGCGGCGTCGAACCTGCGGGTCATCGGCAAACACGGCGTGGGCGTCGACAACATCGATCTTGCGGCCGCGGCCGAGCGGGGCATCCCGGTCGTCTGGACCCCCGGGGCCAACTCGTCGGCCGTCGCCGATATGGCGATGGCGTTGCTTCTGGCCGGCTCACGGCAGCTGGTCGCGGCCGACGCCTCGCTGCGGCGCGGCGAGTGGGAGGTGTTCTCGGGTATGGCGCTCGAGGGTGCGAGCGTCGGGGTCGTCGGTTTCGGCAACATCGGCCAGGCGGTCGCCAGGCGGCTGGCCGGGTTCGATGCCGACGTCGTAGCCTACGACCCGTTCCAGCCTGGTGAGGCCTTCGCGGCGCTCGGTACCCGACGGGCAACGCTGGCGCACCTGATCGAGCAGAGCGACATCATCACCCTGCACCTACCGTTCACGCCCGAAGACGGCCCGCTACTGGGTGCCGCCGAGTTCGCCGCTGCCCGTCGCGGTGTGGGGATCGTGAATACCGCGCGGGGCGGTCTCATCGACGACATCGCGCTGGCCGCGGCGTTGACCTCGGGGCAGGTCGGCTTCGCGGCGCTCGACGCCTTCGCCGCCGAGCCGCTCGCCGCCGATTCACCGTTGCGCGCGGCGCCGCGGACAATCCTGACCCCGCACGCCGCGGCCTTCACCGAGCTCGCAAACGCGAGGGCTGGCAACGCCGTTGTGCGCGATGTGGCCAGGGTGCTGCGGGGCGAAGCGCCCCTGGACCCCGTGACGTTCAGTCGGTGA
- a CDS encoding ABC transporter permease: MNRLSLREHGPSVLVAALSAAFGVSVLQFVGVISQIVAADSVTGSSDTVAVFLGIVALVFIVIAVYVGAIVTSNTFATIIAGRTRTIALLRLIGSSARSQRRAVAREGLAVGVAGAVIGTGVGTAITVATVAIGTVSGFMPGDVAYSYLSPVLLLPVVAVVLTTWIASWVGSRRVLVVSPMQATGAAHEQSVAETSASKARTVTATVLFVTGTVILGLAVVMGLVTPLAVLVGIVGGLLSFTGLVVGAHLVMPFALRLVGRLLGSSAPARLAAENAVRYPERSSRTTIGLVIGVTLVTMFVVAMQGYQNIITAAQQENPEYYQGIDEAFVTTIVVFSILTGFSAVIAAVGMVNNLSLSVLQRTRELGLLRALGFTGRQVRGMITAESAQLTAASLLVGLVLGFFYGWVGAQSMFGSVNGSPGFVVPGMPLPFLAGVIVLAAVLTVVASVGPSRRATRVTPVAALALD, encoded by the coding sequence ATGAACCGGCTCAGCCTGCGCGAACACGGCCCCAGCGTTCTCGTCGCGGCGTTGAGCGCCGCCTTCGGGGTCTCGGTGCTGCAGTTCGTCGGCGTCATCAGCCAGATCGTCGCCGCCGACAGCGTCACGGGCAGCAGCGACACCGTGGCTGTGTTCTTGGGCATCGTCGCTCTCGTGTTCATCGTCATCGCCGTGTACGTCGGGGCGATCGTCACGTCGAACACGTTCGCCACGATCATTGCGGGGCGCACCCGCACCATCGCGCTGCTGCGGCTGATCGGATCGAGCGCCAGGTCGCAGCGGCGTGCCGTCGCCCGCGAGGGACTCGCGGTCGGGGTGGCCGGGGCGGTTATCGGCACCGGGGTGGGCACCGCGATCACCGTCGCCACCGTCGCCATTGGCACGGTGTCGGGGTTCATGCCCGGTGACGTCGCGTACTCGTACCTGTCGCCGGTGCTGCTGCTGCCCGTGGTCGCCGTCGTCCTCACGACGTGGATCGCGTCCTGGGTCGGTTCCCGGCGCGTGCTCGTGGTCTCGCCGATGCAGGCCACCGGTGCGGCGCACGAGCAGAGTGTCGCCGAGACATCCGCATCGAAGGCGCGCACCGTCACGGCGACCGTGCTCTTCGTCACCGGCACCGTCATCCTCGGCCTCGCCGTCGTTATGGGTCTGGTCACGCCGCTCGCCGTGCTCGTGGGCATCGTCGGCGGACTGCTCTCGTTCACCGGTCTCGTCGTCGGCGCCCACCTGGTGATGCCGTTCGCACTGAGACTGGTCGGCAGGCTGCTCGGCTCGAGCGCACCGGCCCGACTGGCGGCCGAGAATGCGGTGCGGTACCCGGAGCGCTCGTCGCGCACCACCATCGGGCTCGTCATCGGCGTGACGCTGGTCACCATGTTCGTGGTCGCGATGCAGGGCTACCAGAACATCATCACGGCGGCCCAGCAGGAGAACCCGGAGTACTACCAGGGCATCGACGAGGCCTTCGTCACGACGATCGTGGTCTTCTCGATCCTCACCGGGTTCAGCGCCGTCATCGCGGCGGTCGGCATGGTGAACAACCTGTCGTTGAGCGTGCTCCAGCGCACGCGTGAGCTCGGACTGCTGCGGGCGCTCGGGTTCACCGGACGTCAGGTGCGCGGCATGATCACGGCCGAGAGCGCCCAGCTGACGGCGGCCTCGCTGCTGGTCGGGCTCGTGCTCGGGTTCTTCTACGGCTGGGTGGGCGCGCAGTCGATGTTCGGCAGCGTGAACGGCAGCCCGGGGTTCGTGGTGCCGGGCATGCCGCTGCCGTTCCTCGCCGGAGTGATCGTGCTGGCGGCCGTGCTCACGGTCGTGGCGTCGGTCGGCCCGTCGCGCCGGGCGACGCGCGTGACGCCGGTGGCGGCGCTGGCGCTGGACTGA
- a CDS encoding ABC transporter ATP-binding protein produces MDTSTDTLVARVEGLGKSYGSIQNRVAALRDVTLGIRRGEFTAIMGPSGSGKSTLMHIMAGLDSVSSGRVWLGDTEITSLADDALTILRRRRVGFVFQSFNLVPTLDIEDNILLPFELDGRRPSDAERQWIDQLVASLGLGARLRHRPHELSGGQQQRVAIARALATRPDLVFADEPTGNLDSRTSREVLTLLATASREYGQSIAMVTHDPIAASYADRIVFLADGAVVRDLGKSTPEEISGLMLGMERAA; encoded by the coding sequence ATGGACACTTCAACAGACACCCTTGTCGCCCGGGTCGAGGGCCTCGGCAAATCGTATGGGTCGATTCAGAACCGCGTCGCCGCACTGCGCGACGTCACGCTCGGCATCCGACGCGGTGAATTCACCGCCATCATGGGCCCGAGCGGCTCGGGTAAATCGACGCTCATGCACATCATGGCCGGCCTCGATTCGGTATCGTCCGGTCGCGTGTGGCTGGGCGACACGGAGATCACGAGCCTCGCGGATGACGCCCTCACGATTCTGAGGCGGCGTCGCGTCGGGTTCGTGTTCCAGTCGTTCAACCTCGTGCCGACGCTCGACATCGAGGACAACATCCTGCTTCCCTTCGAACTCGACGGACGCCGGCCGAGCGACGCCGAACGCCAATGGATCGACCAGCTCGTTGCCTCGCTCGGCCTCGGCGCTCGGCTGAGACACCGCCCGCACGAGCTGTCCGGCGGACAGCAGCAGCGCGTCGCCATCGCCCGCGCGCTCGCCACCCGCCCCGACTTGGTCTTCGCGGACGAGCCGACCGGCAACCTGGACTCGCGCACCAGCCGCGAGGTGCTGACGCTGCTCGCGACCGCGAGCCGCGAATACGGGCAGAGCATCGCGATGGTCACCCACGACCCGATCGCCGCCAGCTACGCCGACCGCATCGTGTTCCTCGCCGACGGCGCCGTCGTGCGCGACCTCGGAAAGTCGACGCCCGAGGAGATCTCCGGCCTCATGCTGGGCATGGAGCGAGCGGCATGA
- a CDS encoding response regulator: protein MSERIRVGLVDDQALFRTGIRMLVSSQTDLEFVGQAGNGVEGIAMAATALPDVILMDIRMPVMDGIESTREILAAAARRGGPQPRIIVLTTFDLDEAAMRAIRGGASGFLLKDADPEFLLAAIRTVHAGTSVIAASATRELFENFDTHVATVVPEVFEKLTSREKDIFVLAARGLSNSEIATAEFLSEATVKTHISRVLGKLGLRDRVQLVVFAYENGLTD, encoded by the coding sequence GTGAGCGAGCGGATCAGGGTCGGGCTGGTCGACGACCAGGCGCTGTTCAGGACCGGCATCAGGATGCTCGTCTCCTCGCAGACCGACCTCGAATTCGTCGGGCAGGCGGGCAACGGCGTCGAGGGCATCGCGATGGCGGCGACCGCTCTGCCCGACGTGATCCTCATGGACATCCGGATGCCCGTGATGGACGGCATCGAGTCGACCAGGGAGATCCTCGCGGCGGCCGCCCGGCGCGGCGGACCCCAGCCGCGCATCATCGTGCTGACCACCTTCGACCTCGACGAGGCGGCGATGCGCGCTATTCGCGGGGGAGCGAGCGGCTTCCTGCTCAAAGACGCCGACCCGGAGTTCCTGCTCGCCGCCATCCGCACGGTGCACGCGGGTACCTCGGTGATCGCGGCATCCGCCACCCGCGAGCTGTTCGAGAACTTCGACACCCATGTCGCCACGGTCGTCCCCGAGGTGTTCGAGAAGCTCACCTCGCGCGAGAAGGACATCTTCGTGCTCGCGGCGCGGGGGCTGAGTAACTCCGAGATCGCGACGGCGGAGTTCCTCAGCGAGGCCACCGTGAAGACGCATATCTCGCGGGTGCTCGGCAAGCTGGGCCTGCGCGACCGCGTGCAGCTGGTCGTGTTCGCCTACGAGAACGGGTTGACCGACTGA
- a CDS encoding sensor histidine kinase, whose protein sequence is MIRRLQRYQYAVDGALAVLYLVFAYVTYGIFAFQWPDVVFAMLVVYAVAIALRRVSPGLALGVAWIASVLQMSFGLYPGIFNVATLLVLYTTAAYGGRFVRYLGLASVGVGSAVAAAWLALEGAGIGVSTTLLGALQLPQVILQFALLFGMLVVVLGSAWLIGLLMRAMMRNRESKLAREAAEQDVIVEQERNRIARDMHDVVAHSLAVVIAQADGARYARAHDPEAVDEALIAISTTARDALGDVRLLLAQLRHSQGDGPQPVLADLDRLLDQLRASGLTIDFEQRGAPRALGTAQELSIYRIIQEAITNALRHGDRAAPVALRFEWLDDRVDLTITNGIDVPTTTEELHIGHGLAGMTERAALVGGSLRAQPDGKRFVVTATLPTAAAA, encoded by the coding sequence ATGATCCGCAGGTTGCAGAGGTACCAGTACGCCGTTGACGGCGCGCTGGCCGTCCTGTACCTGGTCTTCGCGTACGTCACCTACGGAATCTTCGCCTTCCAGTGGCCCGACGTCGTCTTCGCGATGCTCGTGGTCTACGCCGTCGCCATCGCGCTGCGCCGGGTCAGCCCCGGTCTCGCGCTCGGCGTCGCCTGGATCGCCTCCGTGCTGCAGATGTCGTTCGGCCTCTACCCCGGCATCTTCAACGTGGCCACGCTGCTCGTGCTCTACACGACGGCCGCCTACGGGGGCCGTTTCGTGCGCTACCTCGGCCTCGCCTCGGTCGGCGTAGGGTCCGCCGTGGCCGCCGCCTGGCTCGCGCTGGAGGGCGCGGGAATCGGCGTCTCCACGACGCTCCTCGGCGCCCTCCAGCTGCCGCAGGTGATCCTGCAGTTCGCCCTCCTCTTCGGCATGCTCGTCGTCGTCCTCGGCTCCGCCTGGCTCATCGGACTGCTCATGCGCGCCATGATGCGCAACCGGGAGAGCAAGCTCGCCCGCGAGGCGGCCGAGCAGGACGTGATCGTCGAGCAGGAGCGCAACCGCATCGCCCGCGACATGCACGACGTCGTCGCCCACTCGCTGGCGGTGGTGATCGCGCAGGCCGACGGGGCCAGGTACGCCAGGGCGCATGACCCGGAAGCCGTCGATGAGGCGCTCATCGCCATCTCCACCACCGCCCGCGACGCGCTCGGCGACGTGCGCCTGCTGCTCGCCCAGTTGCGCCACAGCCAGGGCGACGGACCGCAACCGGTACTCGCCGACCTCGACCGGCTGCTCGACCAGCTGCGCGCATCCGGACTCACGATCGACTTCGAACAGCGGGGAGCACCGCGCGCTCTCGGCACCGCCCAAGAGCTGTCGATCTACCGCATCATCCAGGAGGCCATCACCAACGCGCTGCGTCACGGCGACCGTGCCGCGCCGGTGGCGTTGCGCTTCGAATGGCTCGACGACCGCGTCGACCTCACCATCACGAACGGGATCGACGTGCCGACCACCACGGAAGAACTGCACATCGGCCACGGACTGGCCGGCATGACCGAGCGCGCCGCCCTCGTGGGCGGCAGCCTGCGCGCGCAGCCCGACGGCAAGCGCTTCGTCGTGACCGCCACCCTCCCGACGGCGGCCGCGGCGTGA
- the era gene encoding GTPase Era, whose protein sequence is MVDSNSSPDFRAGFVSFVGRPNVGKSTLTNALVGEKVAITSSKPQTTRRAIRGIVHQKNGQLVVVDTPGMHRPRTLLGERLNSIVQTTLGDVDVVGLCLPANEKIGPGDRFISEQLDSFPRAKKVAIVTKIDAASRPAVAEQLLAISELREDWEAIIPISATSRIQLDTLMGQLIKLMPVSPPLYPLDAVTDEGLESRVSELIREATLEGVMDELPHSIAVTVDDMIERDDKDLVEIYANVFVERDSQKGIIIGHQGERLQEVGARARHEIEKLVGKQVYLSLRVKVAKDWQRDAKQLGRLGF, encoded by the coding sequence ATCGTGGACAGCAACTCTTCCCCCGACTTCCGAGCGGGATTCGTCTCCTTCGTCGGGCGCCCCAACGTGGGCAAGTCCACGCTCACCAACGCGCTCGTCGGCGAGAAGGTCGCCATCACCAGCTCGAAGCCGCAGACCACCCGCCGCGCCATCCGCGGCATCGTGCACCAGAAGAACGGTCAGCTCGTCGTCGTCGACACCCCCGGCATGCACCGCCCGCGCACCCTCCTGGGCGAGCGCCTCAACAGCATCGTGCAGACCACGCTCGGCGACGTCGATGTCGTGGGCCTCTGCCTCCCGGCCAACGAGAAGATCGGTCCGGGCGACCGCTTCATCAGCGAACAGCTCGACTCGTTCCCGCGCGCGAAGAAGGTGGCCATCGTCACCAAGATCGACGCGGCGTCGAGGCCCGCCGTCGCCGAACAGCTGCTCGCCATCTCGGAACTGCGGGAGGACTGGGAGGCGATCATCCCGATCTCCGCGACCAGCCGCATCCAGCTCGACACGCTGATGGGCCAGCTGATCAAGCTGATGCCGGTCTCGCCGCCGCTGTACCCGCTCGACGCCGTGACCGACGAGGGTCTCGAGTCGCGCGTCTCCGAGCTCATCCGCGAGGCGACCCTCGAGGGCGTCATGGACGAGCTGCCGCACTCGATCGCCGTGACGGTCGACGACATGATCGAGCGCGACGACAAGGACCTGGTCGAGATCTACGCCAACGTCTTCGTCGAACGCGACAGCCAGAAGGGCATCATCATCGGCCACCAGGGCGAGCGGCTCCAGGAGGTCGGGGCGAGGGCCAGGCACGAGATCGAGAAGCTCGTGGGCAAGCAGGTCTACCTGTCGCTGCGCGTGAAGGTGGCCAAGGACTGGCAGCGCGACGCCAAGCAGCTCGGGCGTCTCGGGTTCTAG
- a CDS encoding hemolysin family protein yields the protein MMIAIFVSVAVLLVLFGGVLAAADAALGVLSRTDLVDLASSSRSRRAMLAISEDIGTHANALNFMRVVSETTAAVLVSLSFAYAIEQWWLALLWSALIMTAASFVLVGSSPRSVGRAHPRGIMRFAATLIRGIRLFLGPIANALVAVGNRVTPGRPKSATFSSEEQLLSMVDEATELDVLEEVDRELIHSIFEFSDTVAREVMIPRTDMITVEGDEAIGTAMAIFLSRGVSRMPVIGENVDDVLGILHLRDVARLNYEQPIGAETLTVVELARPVLFAPESQKADSLLRRMQLEANHLAMVVDEYGGIAGLVTLEDLIEELVGDISDEYDHDVPDVDDLGGGVYRVSARLPIDELGDLFSMELDDDDVDSVGGLLTKTLGRLPIAGSTATVSGLTLTADRTEGRRRRVSTVVVERDHSAVLEGATDSSTESD from the coding sequence ATGATGATCGCGATCTTCGTCAGCGTCGCCGTGCTGCTCGTGCTCTTCGGCGGTGTGCTCGCTGCCGCGGACGCGGCTCTCGGCGTGCTGAGCCGCACCGACCTCGTCGACCTCGCGTCGTCGAGCCGGTCGCGCAGGGCGATGCTGGCGATCTCCGAAGACATCGGCACCCACGCCAACGCCCTCAACTTCATGCGTGTCGTGTCGGAGACGACGGCGGCGGTGCTCGTCTCGCTGTCGTTCGCGTACGCGATCGAACAGTGGTGGCTCGCCCTGCTCTGGTCGGCACTCATCATGACCGCGGCGTCGTTCGTGCTCGTCGGCTCGAGCCCGCGCAGCGTCGGCCGCGCGCACCCGCGCGGCATCATGCGCTTCGCCGCGACCCTGATCCGTGGCATCCGGCTCTTCCTCGGTCCCATCGCGAACGCGCTCGTCGCGGTCGGAAACCGCGTGACGCCCGGCCGTCCCAAGTCGGCGACGTTCTCGAGCGAAGAACAACTGCTCAGCATGGTCGACGAGGCGACGGAGCTCGACGTGCTCGAAGAGGTGGACCGCGAGCTCATCCACTCGATCTTCGAATTCAGCGACACCGTGGCGCGCGAGGTCATGATCCCGCGCACCGACATGATCACGGTCGAGGGCGACGAGGCCATCGGGACGGCCATGGCGATCTTCCTCAGCCGTGGGGTGTCCCGCATGCCGGTGATCGGCGAGAACGTCGACGACGTGCTCGGCATCCTGCACCTGCGCGACGTCGCGCGACTGAACTACGAGCAGCCGATCGGGGCCGAGACGCTGACGGTCGTCGAACTGGCCCGTCCCGTGCTCTTCGCGCCGGAGTCGCAGAAGGCCGACAGCCTGCTCCGCCGCATGCAGCTCGAGGCGAACCATCTCGCGATGGTCGTCGACGAGTACGGCGGCATCGCCGGCCTGGTCACCCTCGAGGACCTCATCGAAGAGCTCGTCGGCGACATCTCCGACGAGTACGACCACGACGTTCCCGACGTCGACGACCTCGGCGGCGGGGTGTACCGGGTGAGCGCCCGACTGCCCATCGACGAGCTCGGCGACCTGTTCTCGATGGAACTCGACGACGACGACGTCGACTCTGTCGGCGGCCTGCTCACCAAGACACTCGGTAGGCTTCCCATAGCGGGCTCGACCGCCACCGTCTCGGGGCTCACCCTCACCGCCGACCGCACAGAGGGCCGCCGCCGCCGCGTCTCCACCGTGGTCGTGGAGCGCGACCACTCCGCCGTTCTCGAGGGCGCGACCGACAGTTCAACAGAAAGCGACTAA
- the ybeY gene encoding rRNA maturation RNase YbeY, whose protein sequence is MSIEVNNESAIPVDEPVLQRLVTYALDELHVHQDAELSIILVDEAAMEQLHVQWMDEPGPTDVLSFPMDELRPGTEDAITPAGLLGDIVLCPQVAIEQAETAGHSPIEEMLMLTTHGLLHLLGFDHAEPEDEKEMFGLQRDILVGFTLAERRR, encoded by the coding sequence ATGTCTATCGAAGTCAACAACGAGTCGGCCATCCCGGTCGACGAACCCGTGCTGCAGCGCCTCGTCACCTACGCGCTCGACGAACTGCACGTGCACCAGGACGCCGAGCTGTCGATCATCCTCGTCGACGAAGCGGCGATGGAGCAGCTGCACGTGCAGTGGATGGACGAGCCTGGCCCCACCGACGTGCTCAGCTTCCCCATGGACGAGCTGCGCCCGGGAACGGAAGACGCCATCACCCCCGCCGGTCTCCTCGGCGACATCGTGCTGTGCCCCCAGGTCGCGATCGAGCAGGCGGAGACCGCCGGCCACTCGCCGATCGAGGAGATGCTGATGCTCACGACGCACGGACTGCTCCACCTGCTCGGCTTCGACCACGCCGAGCCGGAAGACGAGAAGGAGATGTTCGGGCTGCAGCGCGACATCCTCGTCGGCTTCACCCTCGCCGAGCGACGAAGGTAG